A region from the Aegilops tauschii subsp. strangulata cultivar AL8/78 chromosome 5, Aet v6.0, whole genome shotgun sequence genome encodes:
- the LOC109765179 gene encoding scarecrow-like protein 30, whose amino-acid sequence MGSCEDVEYGDVFSVPNPAAAPAYALDFSLHHHHQHHQQQLRFPPSPYGFHGLPAGPAAHYQPSPPQSALIGSTPSPVSTTTELGSPEEASDDAVLAYINQFLLEDDDDEFFAPDAAAATAPARDSALLAVAKPFVDIIADAKPAYQHSSWMDPCCAFAGMGGGSPDMFISSSRQSSCQLVPCDSVKVEEECAVHKGRKNRHGDDDLEPEDERRRKQLALSEEETVREMFDKVLLCNGVNCILQSPLPAEAEISSVYVKGSGNRRGRKKGKTGVPTVEEESVDLTTLLIHCAQAAAIDDHRGSGELLKQIRRHSSPHGDAGQRLAHYIANGLEARLAGTGSTVYRSLVARRTSSADMLKIFKLYGTACPFIRMSRFYSNEAILDATKGVTSVHILDYGIDWGFQWPVFLQRISKRDGGPPRVRITGIDLPQPGFRPAERLEATGRRLSEYAKMFHVPFEYRAIAAKWDAIRVEDLRIDKDDLLIVNCLFRMRHMMDETVTDESPRKTVLNTIRKMNPHRFIHAVVNGTYNAPFFVTRFKEALFYFSSLYDMLEATAPPVDEHRQLIEREYFGRELLNVVACEGTERVERPETYKQWQVRNLRAGFRQVPLLQESVKKARYKVTKSYHRDFFVDEDNKWMLQGWKGRVIGALSTWKPS is encoded by the coding sequence ATGGGTTCTTGCGAGGACGTGGAGTACGGCGACGTCTTCTCCGTCCCCAACCCGGCGGCGGCCCCCGCCTACGCGCTCGACTTctccctccaccaccaccaccagcaccaccagcAGCAGCTCCGGTTCCCCCCTTCACCCTACGGCTTCCACGGCCTTCCTGCCGGTCCCGCCGCCCATTACCAGCCGTCTCCGCCGCAGTCGGCGCTGATTGGCAGCACGCCGAGCCCCGTCTCGACCACCACCGAGCTGGGGAGCCCGGAGGAGGCCTCCGACGACGCCGTGCTCGCCTACATCAACCAGTTCCTCctcgaggacgacgacgacgagttctttgctcccgacgccgccgccgccaccgcgccggcGCGGGACTCGGCGCTCCTCGCCGTCGCCAAGCCCTTCGTCGACATCATCGCCGACGCCAAGCCGGCGTACCAGCACAGTTCCTGGATGGATCCCTGCTGCGCTTTCGCGGGAATGGGAGGAGGATCCCCTGACATGTTCATCAGCAGCAGCAGACAGAGCTCCTGCCAGTTGGTTCCCTGCGATTCCGTGAAGGTGGAGGAGGAGTGCGCCGTCCACAAGGGCCGGAAGAACCGGCACGGCGACGACGACCTGGAGCCGGAGGACGAGAGGCGGCGCAAGCAGCTCGCGCTGTCCGAGGAGGAGACCGTCCGGGAGATGTTCGACAAAGTGCTCCTCTGCAACGGTGTCAACTGCATCCTTCAGTCGCCGCTGCCGGCCGAAGCGGAGATCAGCAGCGTGTACGTGAAAGGGTCAGGGAACCGGAGAGGCCGCAAGAAGGGCAAGACCGGAGTGCCCACCGTGGAGGAGGAGTCCGTCGACCTGACAACCCTGCTCATACACTGTGCCCAGGCCGCGGCTATCGATGATCACCGCGGTTCGGGTGAGCTGCTGAAGCAGATCAGGCGGCATTCTTCCCCTCACGGGGATGCCGGGCAAAGGCTGGCGCATTACATCGCTAATGGGCTCGAGGCTCGCCTTGCCGGCACCGGTAGCACCGTCTACCGCTCGCTTGTCGCGCGGCGAACTTCTTCCGCTGACATGCTGAAAATATTCAAGCTATATGGGACCGCATGCCCGTTCATCAGAATGTCCAGGTTCTACTCCAATGAAGCCATCTTGGATGCTACCAAGGGTGTGACAAGCGTGCACATTCTGGACTACGGTATAGACTGgggcttccagtggccagtcttcTTGCAGCGGATCTCGAAGAGAGATGGTGGCCCCCCAAGAGTCCGAATCACCGGCATTGACTTGCCGCAGCCAGGGTTCCGGCCTGCAGAGCGTTTAGAGGCGACGGGCCGGCGGTTAAGCGAGTACGCCAAGATGTTTCATGTTCCCTTCGAGTATCGCGCAATTGCTGCCAAGTGGGATGCCATCCGAGTCGAAGATCTCAGGATCGACAAAGATGATCTTCTTATTGTCAACTGCTTGTTCAGAATGCGGCACATGATGGACGAGACGGTGACGGACGAGAGCCCGAGGAAGACAGTCTTGAACACGATCAGGAAGATGAACCCGCATCGGTTCATCCACGCGGTTGTCAATGGCACCTACAATGCGCCATTCTTCGTGACGCGCTTCAAGGAGGCTCTGTTCTATTTCTCCTCGCTCTACGACATGCTCGAAGCGACCGCACCGCCGGTGGATGAGCACAGGCAGCTGATCGAAAGGGAATACTTCGGACGGGAGCTTCTCAACGTGGTCGCTTGTGAGGGCACGGAGAGGGTCGAGAGGCCGGAGACCTACAAGCAATGGCAGGTAAGGAACCTCAGGGCAGGGTTCAGGCAGGTGCCTCTGCTTCAAGAGTCGGTGAAAAAAGCAAGATACAAGGTAACCAAGAGCTACCACAGGGATTTCTTCGTCGACGAAGATAACAAGTGGATGCTGCAGGGTTGGAAGGGCCGAGTCATCGGCGCCCTATCCACATGGAAACCTAGCTAG
- the LOC109765178 gene encoding uncharacterized protein At5g02240, protein MAAPRPTVLVTGAGGRTGQIVFSKLRERSDQFAARGLVRSEESKQKIGGADDVYVADIREAEHLAPAVQGADALVILTSASPKMKPGFDPTKGGRPEFYYEDGAYPEQVDWIGQKNQIDAAKAAGVKHIVLVGSMGGTNPNHPLNSLGNGNILVWKRKSEQYLADSGVPYTIIRPGGLQDKDGGVRELIVGKDDELLQTDTKAIPRADVAEVCVQALQYEEVKFKAFDLASKPEGEGTPTKDFKALFSQVTARF, encoded by the exons ATGGCCGCGCCCCGCCCCACCGTCCTCGTCACCGGCGCCGGCGGCCGCACAG GCCAAATCGTGTTCAGCAAGCTCAGGGAGAGATCCGACCAGTTCGCGGCGAGGGGCCTGGTGAGGTCGGAGGAGAGCAAGCAGAAGATCGGGGGAGCCGACGACGTCTACGTGGCCGACATCAGGGAGGCGGAGCACCTGGCGCCCGCCGTGCAGGGCGCCGACGCGCTCGTCATCCTCACCagcgcctcccccaagatgaaGCCGGGGTTCGACCCCACCAAGGGCGGCCGGCCCGAGTTCTACTACGAGGACGGAGCCTACCCTGAGCAG GTGGACTGGATTGGGCAGAAGAATCAGATTGATGCTG CCAAAGCAGCTGGTGTGAAGCACATAGTCTTGGTGGGATCCATGGGGGGAACAAATCCCAACCATCCATTGAACAGCCTTGGCAATGGCAATATACTG GTCTGGAAGCGCAAGTCTGAACAGTATCTGGCAGACAGTGGAGTTCCTTATACAATCATAAG GCCTGGTGGTCTGCAAGACAAAGATGGGGGAGTGAGGGAGCTGATTGTCGGGAAGGATGATGAGCTTCTCCAGACTGACACTAAGGCAATTCCTAGGGCTGATGTGGCTGAAGTTTGTGTTCAG GCCCTGCAGTATGAAGAGGTGAAGTTCAAGGCATTCGATTTGGCTTCGAAGCCTGAAGGTGAGGGCACCCCGACGAAAGATTTCAAAGCGCTGTTCTCCCAGGTCACAGCCCGGTTTTGA
- the LOC109765197 gene encoding receptor-like protein EIX2 has translation MASPRPAILLATWCLIFLRSWSAPAVPALRPPPPPSAPGGTLCIPREHDALLAFKAGLTDPSNYLSSWRAEEDCCRWMGVGCSNRTGHVIKLEVKSDGAIGGEISSSLLTLRHLKHLDLSSNYFGGRSIPQFIGDLRSLTHLALTDSFFGGRIPPHLGNLSNLVSLDLSILGCCSPDLLWVTHLQKLQHLDMAEVDLSAAVNWTHDVNMLPSLVTLELTSCGLRNIMPLPLHSNLTSLETLDLDSNSFNSSFGANYLAWELPALQLFYMDRCGIVGSIPDAVGNLTSMQSLSLNYNNFFGMVPSTFKKLKRLQVLHLFENFISGGTQDLFYRLPGDELQELYLDHNNLTGTLPDRLEQFSSLSTLWLSNNKLSGEIPVGIGKLANLTELWLDSNNLHGTVTEDHFTNLTSLKHLWLSGNSITMLVNNTWSTPFSLTSAGFRSCILGPLFPAWIIQPTLGTLDISNTGIHDSIPEIFWFDLYRCEVLDLSENQIFGMLPTFFLFGGMEAVISDISSNQLVGPIPTLPVNLTLLDLSGNNLSGALPSDIGAPTIEILMLFKNSFSGTIPCSLFELQNLQFLDLSENQLNGTLANCLHAPKTSNVTMLNLNNNNLSGRIPSFLQRCKELKFLDLAYNEFSGSLPTWIGSKLPSLAFLRLRSNMLSGGIPGELTRMHGLQYLDIASNNISGNIPWSLGNLLAMAHTPDQEGALFKIVNFGIVSVYKYTDVYTDSLSVVTKGQQLEYTTGIAYMVNIDFSCNSLTGKIPHEIGMLSALTNLNLSWNHLSSTIPVTIGELRALESLDLSHNELSGQIPTSMADLTSLAHLNLSYNNLTGTIPSGNQLQTLDDASIYAGNPGLCGPPVSRNCSGPEITPWTPENRHEGMSDALSLYLGIGTGFVAGLWIIFCSFLFKRSWRIIWFSLFDRVCDWVYVRVAVSWASFTRKE, from the coding sequence ATGGCCAGCCCAAGACCGGCGATCCTCCTAGCGACGTGGTGCCTCATCTTCCTCCGGAGCTGGTCTGCCCCAGCCGTGCCTGCACTCCGGCCACCGCCACCACCATCAGCACCGGGAGGCACCCTCTGCATCCCCCGCGAGCATGATGCGCTTCTCGCCTTCAAGGCCGGCCTCACCGATCCGAGCAACTACCTTTCGTCGTGGCGGGCCGAGGAGGACTGCTGCCGGTGGATGGGCGTCGGGTGCAGCAACAGGACCGGCCATGTCATCAAGCTCGAGGTCAAAAGCGACGGAGCCATCGGAGGTGAGATAAGCTCCTCCTTGCTCACTCTACGACATTTGAAGCACCTGGACCTCTCATCCAACTACTTTGGTGGGAGATCCATTCCTCAATTCATCGGTGACCTCCGGAGCCTGACTCATCTCGCCCTCACTGATTCGTTCTTCGGTGGGCGAATCCCTCCTCACCTTGGGAACCTCTCGAATCTGGTCAGTCTTGACCTCTCAATTCTGGGTTGTTGCTCGCCTGATCTCTTATGGGTGACGCACCTACAGAAGCTACAACACCTCGACATGGCTGAGGTGGACCTTAGCGCTGCCGTCAACTGGACTCATGATGTCAACATGCTCCCCTCTCTGGTAACCCTTGAGCTAACATCTTGTGGGCTTCGTAACATTATGCCTCTACCGTTGCACTCAAATCTCACGTCACTAGAAACCCTTGACCTCGACTCCAATTCCTTTAACTCGTCCTTTGGAGCCAACTACTTGGCTTGGGAGCTACCTGCTCTCCAACTTTTTTACATGGATAGATGCGGAATCGTGGGTTCTATCCCTGACGCAGTGGGAAACTTGACCTCTATGCAGTCATTGTCCCTTAATTATAACAACTTCTTTGGCATGGTGCCATCCACCTTCAAGAAACTCAAGAGACTACAAGTGCTCCATCTATTTGAAAACTTCATTAGCGGAGGCACGCAAGATCTATTTTATAGATTGCCAGGGGATGAGTTACAAGAGTTGTATTTGGACCACAACAACTTGACAGGGACTCTTCCAGATCGGCTAGAACAATTTAGTAGCTTGTCCACACTTTGGCTCAGTAATAACAAACTATCCGGAGAGATACCGGTTGGCATAGGGAAACTCGCAAATTTAACGGAGTTATGGTTGGACTCAAACAACCTGCATGGTACAGTCACCGAGGACCATTTCACGAATCTGACTAGCCTAAAACACTTATGGCTATCTGGTAATTCCATAACTATGTTGGTCAACAACACATGGAGCACTCCATTCAGCTTAACTTCAGCGGGCTTTAGATCTTGCATCCTAGGCCCCCTGTTTCCGGCATGGATTATCCAACCAACACTCGGCACCCTTGATATTTCAAACACAGGCATACATGACTCCATTCCCGAAATTTTTTGGTTTGACTTGTACCGTTGTGAAGTTTTGGATCTATCGGAAAATCAGATTTTTGGTATGCTTCCCACATTTTTCTTGTTTGGTGGAATGGAAGCTGTTATATCCGATATTAGTTCTAACCAGCTCGTTGGCCCTATTCCAACACTCCCAGTGAACCTCACCTTGTTGGACCTCTCTGGGAACAACCTATCCGGTGCATTGCCATCAGATATCGGAGCACCGACTATAGAAATACTCATGCTCTTCAAAAATTCTTTTTCTGGGACCATCCCATGCTCCCTCTTTGAGTTGCAAAATTTGCAGTTTCTAGATCTATCAGAGAACCAACTAAATGGGACATTGGCCAATTGCCTCCATGCACCAAAAACTTCAAACGTGACCATGCTTAACTTGAATAACAACAATCTTTCGGGAAGAATCCCGTCATTTCTTCAGAGGTGTAAAGAGCTAAAATTCCTTGATCTCGCATACAATGAATTTTCTGGGAGCTTACCGACATGGATCGGCTCAAAGCTACCATCCTTGGCATTTCTGCGGTTGCGGTCAAACATGCTCTCTGGTGGCATCCCTGGTGAACTGACCAGGATGCATGGGCTTCAATATCTAGACATTGCAAGCAACAACATCTCAGGGAACATACCATGGTCGCTTGGGAATCTGCTAGCTATGGCTCATACTCCCGATCAAGAAGGTGCCCTTTTCAAAATTGTCAACTTTGGGATTGTCTCCGTCTACAAGTACACTGATGTGTATACTGATAGTTTATCGGTGGTCACAAAAGGTCAGCAGTTGGAATACACAACAGGAATCGCATATATGGTAAacattgatttttcttgcaacaGTTTGACAGGGAAGATTCCTCATGAAATCGGCATGCTCAGTGCATTGACAAACTTGAACTTGTCATGGAATCACCTTAGCAGCACAATCCCTGTGACTATTGGGGAGCTACGGGCACTGGAATCTTTGGACCTCTCACACAATGAGCTCTCTGGTCAAATCCCGACGAGCATGGCAGATCTAACTTCACTTGCCCACTTGAACTTGTCTTACAACAATCTGACAGGAACCATACCTTCTGGCAATCAGTTACAAACTTTAGATGATGCGTCAATCTATGCTGGCAATCCAGGTCTTTGTGGTCCGCCTGTATCAAGGAATTGCTCGGGACCGGAAATCACTCCATGGACTCCTGAAAATCGGCATGAGGGCATGAGCGATGCATTGTCATTATACCTCGGCATTGGCACGGGATTCGTAGCAGGTCTCTGGATCATCTTCTGCAGCTTCTTATTCAAGAGGAGCTGGAGAATTATTTGGTTCTCGTTGTTCGACCGCGTGTGTGATTGGGTCTACGTGCGAGTGGCGGTGAGCTGGGCTTCATTCACAAGGAAAGAGTAG